TTGTACAGTTCATCGTGTGTAAGCCTGGAGAATTCTGGAATAGCTTCCGCAATGGCAATGAACTTCGACAAAGGCAAATTCTTTTCACGGGCGATTTCTTGGAGATACTTATCCACAAGCTTTCCCACCTTAAGTTTTGAGCTGTGTGAGGCAGAAGATGATCGCCGATTTTCTTGAAAATCGAAATCGAGGTTCTCAGCAGATCGAGACCTCCGCCTTTCAAAATCTTTCTTGATTCTCGGAGGGCTTATTGGTGGACTCTGCCCTTTTAACGTGAACTGTTCTAATATGTTCAAAACTATATCCACATCATATACCAGGCCATTTTTGGATGATAAACTAGGTATTAACAAATCACCAAGTGTTGCTTCATCCAACTGAATACCAACCTTTCTTACAAGTTCCATTTTTGTAGTGGAAGAAGCTTTCAAAATATTACCAGCCTTCAATAATTTCAACAAAAAGCTGCAAGACGCCGCACCTTTCTCAGGTGGTAGTAAGCTAACTACTGATTCTAAGAGCAGCCTAGGTTTCAAACTTTTCTCTCCATTCGAATCCAACCCACGATCTGATTTGGCATCCTTTTCCATATCTGTGAATTTGGGCAAATCAGGTAGCCATCGTGATGCATAAATTCGCAACGCATCACCAATAAGGTTCGAAGGAACCTTCCCACCAGCTTTAACGACAATCATTGTTCTCCAATAAAGATCGATCCCCAATTCCGCCAAATCTTCCCCCCACCATCCTTTAGTACTACTACCCACAGCCTTATTTATACGACACTCGGATCCATTACACGACAGATTGTCCCTCTCCTTTCTTGAATAACTGTGTGATAAGTTCACCTTTGTGGGATTGGTTAAGACTTTAGAGGCAATTGATTCAATACATCTAACAGTAATCCCAAGATCCTCTGATAACAAAGGGGAGGCTTTGGTAGTTTGCAAAGTTACAATTGAGTCCCTCCAACCATGGAGGATACAAGAATTGAAGAACACTTCAATCTTGTATATCAAATTACCCTTTTCAACATCTTCTGTCATTTGAAGATACTCGGCCGCACATCGGACAGATACGAGGTTATAAGCACTGAGAGTGATTGTTATGCCATAGCAGAACTTTGCACAGACTTCAAATGCCTCCAGTTCTGCTGGGAAATCAGGGATTTGGACTATCTGGATCTGGGAAGCTTCAGGGCTTTCCAAGCACAAGCTCTGCAACCTCAGACTCTTCGACAAAAGCGGAAACTGTGCAATGAAAACCTCAAAAGTATCAAATTTCTTGCATCcaataatcataatttaatcagttgaaaacataaaaaaaattgtgttggAATTTGAATTTACCTTATGGAGTAAGTATCTGCTTCCCTTGACTTGGATGATAAGATCACTTGAAACCTCAGATGATACAGACCTGAATCAAGAAACACATAGATTCTAACCTTTTGTCATCAAACAAATTAACCCAAATAATTATGTACAAAAATTCTTGATAGAAACTGAAAGAACCCAATATAAAAGAAAACAGatgaaagaagaagaaaaaattgaaattcgaaatTACCTTACAGACTCTGTGGCATAGAAAGTGTCGGGGCGAGATCCAAGCTTCATAAACTTCATCTTCTGAACCTTCTATTTTGACACTAAACTGTAGAATTTACCAGAAAAAGGCAGCACCATTtcagaataaaaaaaaaacaaactgaAAACTTCACTGTTCTACACTAGCAATAACACAGAAAATGTCACCTCCAGCTGCAAACTAGATCTTTTTGTCGGAGATTAGTGTAATTTAAATTCTTGAAAAAGTAAACGGAAAACAAAATAATCCCAACAACCTCAGAGGAAATTTGAAGTTGAAGAAGAACAAATTTCAAGAATTAAGGAACACTCCAAGAAAATtgcattttcaagaaaattaaagCACTGTTGTAATAACCCTTTTACATAAGTCAAATTCTCCACCAAAATCGAAATGGACATGCAAAAAGAATTCTCCTTCATAGCTAATACAgaatatttattcaaaaaaaaaaaacttaaacaGCAACATGTCACCGAATTTAGGTAAGATACGAGAAAAAAAACGACACCAACCTGaaagttttaatgttttttttcccCTTTTGATGCTCACAAGTTACTTCCAATCATTTCTCAACTGGGATTTTGCCCCTTTTGCAGTATTGTTTTTTAGCTCAAGAGGCTGCTAAGCCACCGTCGCAGCGTGCAGGCAATGAGAGAAAGGCGACGCCCACGTGCTTATGCTGTGCGCCCACTTTGTCCCTCTTTCTCATCATTGCCACAGCAATTTCGCTAGTGCCTCTCTTTCATCGTACGCCGCTAGCCACTTATTTATAGCATCAACGTCCTGTTCTTTGGCGAATATTTACACTCACAGAGCTTCCGATTGGTGCCAAGAACGAGACATTCTTGTTCCGTGCTATCGCTTGGCTAGATTATGtaataattgaaataattatCCTCGTATTTTGCATAATTTATATTCTCATATAATAAACTAAGTGATAACGTAaagatatttttgttttatgtttttaatatttttttcttcttttatttttatccgACAAGAAGACACCGCTGTTATCTTTCGGTGTACACCGGGTAAATATTTGGGTTAACATAATAATTTGCAAAAACATGCTAGTCAGGTAAACCATGCTGATAGATTCCTACGTGACAAGCTCATCCGAGAAAGTGTTGATAATTGGTATAGGAAAGTGAACTCCTGAACATTGATCAAGTGGATACATATGCTATCAAGTCGAACATCTTCTTATGACATAATTCATTTAGTTTTGTAATCTCGAGagggtaattttttttagatattattaaaaaaacgaATCTTTGGAACCTCTGAAAGGTACACACTTgatacataaataataaatgtgtataaatataaaatttatgtatGATGAGCAAATAAACTTGAAATATGGTAGATAAACAtggatattgaaaaaaaaaaccaaaaagatTTGTAATAAACTTTTGGAAAAAGGGATTGTGATGTAAAAGGAAATGTGTGTCACTATCATTATAGGAATGATGATGGCTTTAAGCCTTTAAATTAACTCTTCTTGGATAGTGGCCTCAAATTAATATATACAATTGGGGCAGttggaaaattaatttattagcaTGAGAAAAAGAAGTGATATATTTGATTTATCTTGTCTTTAaattccctttttttttttccaaattcttaagatttatatatattatcataaaccttaacatgaTCATGCTTTGGAAAAAATGACGTAGTTAAGCCTCATCAAGATTTTGAAGATGGGGTAAAGGTATTTCAttggaaaaattaatttaaaagtattattttgaataatttctATAATCAACAACTTGAAATGATTCTTTTTCTTGATTGATAAAACAATAATAGTTACGAGAGAGATCTTCAGTCTTGATGTGTTTTTTATTTGTAAGTGTTGGTCCCCGACGCTAATATATATATGGTACTCACAGATGTACTGAGTAACAGAAAATTATGCAGATATTGTCACGTGTCCTTGTCATGTTGCGAATATATTACCAGTCAATTCAAATTTATTGGACACTAGTTTAAAGAGATATCCAacatattttctattttttgtcgCTAACAACTTTATAACATACTCAAAGATATTCTGTTTGGCTTCACAGAATGTTGATAGAATGATATTCGAGTTCATATGTTCTGCTCGAACAACTTTATTCAAGTCATGCTGATCAAGAAACTCTATCATATCGAAATAGTTGGACAGCTCGATTTGTATGTTCAATAAAACTAGTAACATCGTAGGTTGATAAGCACACTTGTAGTCTTTGTTTAGTTCAGTTTAATGATCTATATTAATATAAAAGCTTAAGGTAGATCAGTTTAGTTTATAATCACCAAAAATTAGATATAAATTTTATCTTAACAACCTTGAAACCAATCCGATCTACTACGTACCCAAACTGGTAGTGGATGGACCGGTTTCGGTCCGGTTCGAACAGGTTCCGagtcttttttaaaaaaattcttaaggttgttttaatttttgtatttattttaaattttaaccaGATCCGGTAAGTCCGGATCCGGTTCTGAGTCGAGCCGACCcattaaacatgtctaataacAAGAAATGAAAAATGTGTAAGTTTTATCACAAAAACGTACTCTGAAATATTTATCCCATTTGTACCAAAGAGCCTAGACCGATCATAACCTCTTCATCGTCAACCAGGAACAGATACAAACCAAGACACGAACGCATGATATACACAAAAATATACAATGTATTGCAAAAGTATAACATGATACAATCATCACATAATGAAATGTCCCAATCGATGTCCGCAAAGTCCTCGTAAACTCCAAGAACCCAACCTATGTCTTGACTCAATCAATGTCTAGTAGGGGACCAAACCTCAACCACGTACCAAGTTTCAATCCTGTGAGAGAAAAAAAAGGGCAAAAATCTCAAGTTGGGGGAGGGATTGGGTGGTGCATAAAGGCGTCATTTAATACGAGGAGACATAGGGGCCCTACAAAATATACGTATAACCTATACTAAAGTTGAGAAATAATACGACTGGTGTATAAGTATAAACCATCGAGTTTGTCACGGTAGCTCACGAGAGCTCGGAATCGAATTCTAATCGAAAAAATGAGATAAGGCACGAGTGATCAGTCTTGTGCACCGAGTTTCTACACTCCAAGTACTTCTTGGTGATCTTCGTATATATATaggcaaaaaattgtgtgagacggtctcacgggtggATGTTTGTGacacgaatctcttatttggctcatccatgaaaaagtattactttttatgctaagaatattactttttattgtgaatatcggtaagattggctcgtctcacaagatacatactcatatatatatatatatatatatatatatatatatatatatatattagtggTACTTGACATGTGATGCCCTCATACACATGCATAGTAAATTTGTGTATAAAATAttctagagtaggtctcttgtgagacggtctcacgaatctttatccgtgagatggtcaaccctaccg
This window of the Primulina tabacum isolate GXHZ01 chromosome 12, ASM2559414v2, whole genome shotgun sequence genome carries:
- the LOC142520628 gene encoding BTB/POZ domain-containing protein At1g67900-like → MKFMKLGSRPDTFYATESVRSVSSEVSSDLIIQVKGSRYLLHKFPLLSKSLRLQSLCLESPEASQIQIVQIPDFPAELEAFEVCAKFCYGITITLSAYNLVSVRCAAEYLQMTEDVEKGNLIYKIEVFFNSCILHGWRDSIVTLQTTKASPLLSEDLGITVRCIESIASKVLTNPTKVNLSHSYSRKERDNLSCNGSECRINKAVGSSTKGWWGEDLAELGIDLYWRTMIVVKAGGKVPSNLIGDALRIYASRWLPDLPKFTDMEKDAKSDRGLDSNGEKSLKPRLLLESVVSLLPPEKGAASCSFLLKLLKAGNILKASSTTKMELVRKVGIQLDEATLGDLLIPSLSSKNGLVYDVDIVLNILEQFTLKGQSPPISPPRIKKDFERRRSRSAENLDFDFQENRRSSSASHSSKLKVGKLVDKYLQEIAREKNLPLSKFIAIAEAIPEFSRLTHDELYKAIDIYLKVHPELNKSERKSLCRILDCKKLSMEAGMHAAQNEMLPLRIVVQVLFFEQARTAQNGGQMAELPSEIKALLAAHKNPLKHAASFSTNMPAEDQLSVSRHKSQYSYVSTQKMKPVEENNSDHKFPDGVEKSTKLNSLSMVPDRPKRMFSKLWSISRSASEKN